From a region of the Chrysemys picta bellii isolate R12L10 chromosome 7, ASM1138683v2, whole genome shotgun sequence genome:
- the TMEM72 gene encoding transmembrane protein 72 isoform X2, translating to MKHRAFWTALEYTCRLLGISTAAVLVGVGVETLQRGQFQSLAVYLLFSGAAVSICEVSFFVSLLLGMCITYQPGSLAHAFWKQTTQPASFQKFLGYVLLSVACFLHPVLVWHVTIPGSMLVLTGLAYFLLSKRKKNPARREARGPLEQYVDPCATAATSTGCGDTEQTFTFPGGRPEQHASLLGHMKSILKGSKDKGTGWPAEPAPAPPTLAQGKQVHFQEKLVRIIPSISESPDEAESEAEETTSDTAPILGPTETPLLVTPLSATGLF from the exons TGCTGGTTGGAGTGGGAGTGGAGACCCTGCAGCGCGGGCAGTTCCAGAGCCTGGCTGTCTACCTGCT TTTCTCAGGGGCAGCGGTTTCCATCTGCGAAGTCTCCTTCTTTGTCAGCCTGCTCCTGGGCATGTGTATCAC CTACCAGCCAGGCTCCCTGGCACATGCCTTCTGGAAGCAAACCACCCAGCCAGCGAGCTTCCAGAAATTCCTGGGTTACGTGCTGCTCTCGGTAGCCTGCTTCCTGCATCCTGTCCTGGTCTGGCATGTCACCATCCCCG GCTCCATGCTGGTGCTGACCGGCTTGGCCTACTTCCTGCTGAGCAAGCGGAAGAAGAACCCGGCGCGCCGGGAGGCGCGGGGGCCACTGGAGCAGTATGTGGACCCCTGTGCCACGGCTGCCACCTCCACGGGCTGTGGCGACACCGAGCAGACCTTCACCTTCCCCGGCGGGCGCCCAGAGCAGCACGCCTCCCTGCTCGGCCACATGAAGAgcattctgaaaggcagcaagGACAAGGGCACTGGCTGGCCGGCCGAGCCCGCGCCAGCCCCGCCCACCCTGGCCCAAGGCAAGCAGGTTCACTTCCAGGAGAAGCTGGTGAGGATCATCCCTTCCATCAGCGAGAGCCCAGACGAGGCGGAGAGCGAGGCCGAGGAAACCACGTCCGACACAGCCCCAATCCTCGGGCCCACAGAGACCCCGCTCCTCGTCACGCCCCTCAGTGCCACAGGCCTGTTCTGA
- the TMEM72 gene encoding transmembrane protein 72 isoform X1: MCITYQPGSLAHAFWKQTTQPASFQKFLGYVLLSVACFLHPVLVWHVTIPGSMLVLTGLAYFLLSKRKKNPARREARGPLEQYVDPCATAATSTGCGDTEQTFTFPGGRPEQHASLLGHMKSILKGSKDKGTGWPAEPAPAPPTLAQGKQVHFQEKLVRIIPSISESPDEAESEAEETTSDTAPILGPTETPLLVTPLSATGLF, encoded by the exons ATGTGTATCAC CTACCAGCCAGGCTCCCTGGCACATGCCTTCTGGAAGCAAACCACCCAGCCAGCGAGCTTCCAGAAATTCCTGGGTTACGTGCTGCTCTCGGTAGCCTGCTTCCTGCATCCTGTCCTGGTCTGGCATGTCACCATCCCCG GCTCCATGCTGGTGCTGACCGGCTTGGCCTACTTCCTGCTGAGCAAGCGGAAGAAGAACCCGGCGCGCCGGGAGGCGCGGGGGCCACTGGAGCAGTATGTGGACCCCTGTGCCACGGCTGCCACCTCCACGGGCTGTGGCGACACCGAGCAGACCTTCACCTTCCCCGGCGGGCGCCCAGAGCAGCACGCCTCCCTGCTCGGCCACATGAAGAgcattctgaaaggcagcaagGACAAGGGCACTGGCTGGCCGGCCGAGCCCGCGCCAGCCCCGCCCACCCTGGCCCAAGGCAAGCAGGTTCACTTCCAGGAGAAGCTGGTGAGGATCATCCCTTCCATCAGCGAGAGCCCAGACGAGGCGGAGAGCGAGGCCGAGGAAACCACGTCCGACACAGCCCCAATCCTCGGGCCCACAGAGACCCCGCTCCTCGTCACGCCCCTCAGTGCCACAGGCCTGTTCTGA
- the LOC101942719 gene encoding interleukin-8-like has protein sequence MSPMPKAAFVGMLLFCLCPGHRTALRAQAVHVPTRCMCLKFQEKVNPRFIMDFQIIEKGAHCHRHEIILTVKQWTGPRETCLDSSRRQGKNLLHCWKRHQKDPRKQRHCMKRGQ, from the exons ATGTCACCCATGCCCAAGGCGGCCTTCGTAGGCATGCTCCTCTTCTGCCTGTGCCCCGGGCACCGAACAG CCCTGCGGGCCCAGGCAGTCCACGTGCCCACGAGGTGCATGTGCTTGAAGTTCCAAGAGAAGGTTAATCCCAGATTCATAATGGATTTCCAGATCATTGAGAAGGGAGCCCACTGCCACCGCCATGAGATCAT ATTAACCGTGAAGCAATGGACAGGCCCGAGAGAAACGTGCCTTGACTCATCCAGGAGGCAAGGGAAGAATCTGCTGCACTGCTGGAAGAG ACACCAGAAGGACCCCAGGAAGCAGCGCCACTGCATGAAAAGGGGGCAGTGA